The nucleotide sequence ATCATGGCTGCATTGGAAATACTCTCAAACTACTGCGGCGTGAATCTGAGGTGACATTTGGTTTACTGCAGTAAATCAACCAGTGTGGTTTAACAATGAGCGACAGCTCTGAAAGCTTTGGTTTTGCACCTGAAGTTTCTGTGTGCGCCATTTATAGAGCATCTCGCGCACGCGCCTCCCTCTCATCTTTCCACATTCTTGTTCTGGGATATTCATTAATTTGGCAAGTGGTGGCTTGGTAAGGCATGCAGCTTGTGGGGTTTCTGAATTAGGCTATAACTGATCAGCATTACACAAGCGGTAGCTGCAAACATGAACTATTACACCAAAATAACTGACAATTTTACGTTTACAAACTTTGGTAaagtttcccagtgttggattgcagctggaagggcatccgctgcataaaacatatgctggataagttggcggttcattcagctgtggtgaccccagattaataaagggactaagaaaaacAAAAGTTCAGCAGCAGAACCACGCCCCGCTTTcccttcttaataataataataaaaatacaatttttatttatatagcacctttcacCTTTATATaggacactttacaaggaatgTGACAAAAAGATAAactgctgctgcgctgttggtcatgggggagtggagagtatGAGACTGATTACAGTGAagctccagggacagatgagtcttcgctgaggccagcttccagcctccactgctgaaactgcagctctgcacaagacttttggccagtggagaaattaaaatggtcgtgccgaactgagtctggttctctcaaggttttttttttcttcactctcctattggtgttttttttccctctccgctgtcgccactggcttgcgtggttcaggatctgaaaagctactcatcgataaatttgctcttcagtgtttggactctcaataatgacttcaaatcacactgaactgagctaaactgaactgaacttaaacactaaaaactgaactacactgttccagtttctatgaccatttatgtgaagttgctttgacacaatctacattgtaaaagcgcatagatatatacactagatatcgcatagggaccctgagcatgcgtcaatagtgccaccacattggtacagtgctcccaggacaaatgtcattcaaccgcactagtcaagacagtgttattacgtgaagatgcgggactttagcactgtctacgtgtagtaacgagcaaacaaagaaaacaaagcacaaaggcagaacatttcataggtaatattaagtttttttctgtttttgtatgttctgaactttggtgctaatcaggtaacgttattgatgataacagtcacttattgcattcaccatacggcaaagcagctacaactcgaactaaacactcggcttatgctagttttgttgaataaaatcagcaaacaatgcaaaagaaatatgacaacgagatgctgcgctgtcagaaacttgtattattgtcggctaacgttagtgaaagagtcgttcggggcattcattcacaaacgaatcgctccctccgtcagtatgagaagtgaaagcaggagaggagctgtgtttcaggacatggattagatcaaatttaacagggagggtgaatagtacatttctgtacacacaaacacaagctttttgtcaggaatgtccGTGCgttcactgatccatcaatgtagagaAGTGAGaagttagaaaaaaaattacatactaacatccaggaaaactcccgatcatagatatatgtctatatgtgtatatctgtggctttggatggccacagtcctccactgtacattggtcccgcattcatttcaaaggagcgctaccctgtagcaagatggcggcgctattgacgcattccgacCAATAGTCAACAATAcaccaggcgacatctaatgtatatatctatggtaaaagcgctatacaaataaagctgaattgaattgaataaacaaacatacatgaagtcaaatataacaaactggaattaCACAAACAAGACCTAGGAGACAAATGAGCAGAGTGGAGGTGGATCAGATAAAGTAgtcagtttggcagatcagaagcgaagcattcagaaaataagtgagtcttaaggatttgaattcagagatattagCAGAGCGGAGTGAGTGTGGTGGAtagttccagagtttgggtgcaataagACTAAATGATCTGCCCCACATTGAAGAGAGGCGGTACTGAGGGAGAGCGAGAAGGCCAGAGTCAGCGGAACGTAATGATGAGTGGAGGTCGTACAAGATTGGGGTTATGTGAGCAGAATGTTTGGTAGGTGACtcttaaccaatcacctactccctaaaaacttatttaaggcagaccagccctCTACCACTGTTCTTCTCGTTCTCTGGAACCCACGCTCCCTTCGTCCATTTCCTTGCTTCCTATTCACAATTCCCTCTCTTCCCTCCTAGGTTGAATCAGGGGGTCCAAAcactctaccaaaatattacagagacggtatccccactctgagtctctggATGCCCGATCAACCAAACTACctacctgttcactgtttatcTTCTTTCTTCCCTTCCCCTTCATCCCTCTGTTTCCATTCTATCCCTTACATCCCTACAATAAAACCAAGCTGAAAGTGTGGCGCTGGTGAATGTTTAATGTAAACCTATAGGCCTTCTATATGCAGGGTAGGATTAACCATTGGGCCTTatgggtagggccagacggaatccgcggacgttttttgccatttctgtggagaattttagtaaaagtcagcggatttctgcagaaaatCTGGAATTCTGTGCGTGCAGACTCTGGGTGGGCTTACTTATGGGcgcaggcccaggggcccgtgtgCACTTGGGGCCACCGTGAGGGAAGGAAAACAAGCCAATTTcagagtgtctttttaggctaagtGTAACTAGCACACCTTgttgaaatgagcttttcacagttTACGCCCATCACTGCCTGATTAACAGAGACAACATGAGTAAAGAGCGAATTAGAGTTACAGTGTGAGTGGAGTATCACGTTAAGCGCACAGCACAACATCTTTTGACGCGATCgatcattttacatttacatttagtcatttagcagacgcttttatccaaagcgacttacaaatgaggacaaggaagcaatttacacaactaagagcaacaatgaataagtgctataggcaagtttcaggtctgtaaagtctaagaagggaagtattagtattagtatttttttttttgtacagttagtgtgatattcaaagaggcaattgcagattaggaagtgaagtggagactaaatagttgagtttttagtcgtttcgtgaaaacagcgagtgactctgccgttctgatgcagttagggagttcattccaccaactgggcagattgagcgcgagtgttcgcgaaagtgatttcttccccctttgggatggaaccacgaggcgacgttcattcacagaacgcaagtttctggagggcacatagatctgcagaagtgagagcagataagaaggagcaaggccagaggtcactttgtaggcaaacatcagagctttgaatttgatgcgagcagcaactggcagccagtgcaaacggactagcagcggagtgacatgtgctcgtttaggttcattgaagaccactcgtgctgctgcattctggagcagttgaagaggcttgatagagttagctggtcATCAACCAAGGGTTCAAATCCACCATCTGCTGAACTCATGCTACTTTTGCTCTCCTCATTACTGTACACATCAGATTGgggaaatatttaattttaatataaaaaatgtaaaaaaaaaaataatgcaaatgtgatataaagtcacaagtgcgtCATgggtttatttaataatgtttaacgtGAGCCTATTTCATATGTGTAACAGCCTCTAAATAGTGattatattctataattattttccACCTGGTGATAAATGTTACAACATTAGGTTTAGAATCAAGTTGATCTATGCTGATTGCCTACTTTTCATCATGAGGAGAGtcgagaaaatacagggagaggaggagagagacagtaaatcattaataagtgtgtgtattatgaaagactcagattcacaGAACTAGATTGGAGAGGCATTGTGTTTTATATGCCACGCCAATAATATCCTTTATAAGTTTataaaagttatacattaaaataccctttaaaaattatatatatatatatatatatatatatatatatatatatatatatatatatatatatatattagtactaTAATGTATATAGTATTGTTTCAGTAAACTTGAACAAGTGCActaaaaaaacagtaattttcactaattttataagtttttttttcaatgctttgaaaattaAGTTAAATCTTCGTAGACACTATGTATATAGtcgtttatttaaatatgtgggcaacaaattaaaaattctttctatttaaaaactattatcttattcttttttgtatttaattcaactataggggtgcggccgggtagggggccttacaagacaatgtgcccaggggcccctgagttcttaattcAGGCCTGACTATATGGTAAGGTAAAACACTGAACCAATGACCAAAaacaggatttttaaaaatacaaactgcagtaaaacaaaggtacaaaagctgtagCTGGGGTGGTGGTGTCTTTTCAAAAGGTGGATGCTTGTACTTTTTAGGAACTAATGTGTAGGCCTATCTTTAAGGTAAAAATATGACCTCGACACCTACTACTTCACAGTCTATCTGTGCAACCCTTTATCATTTCAGAAAGGTACTGCTCCAGTGCCAGCTTTAATACCTTTACCATGTAGACTTCCCATGAAATGGTCCTCTCTGTGTTACTGTTCTTTCACCATTGTTAACAGCTCATTTGTGACTATTTAGATAAGACCTGAAAGCCTTCAGCTCAACATTAATCTGACATGCTCGAAAATGGTTGACGAATCGAGTCTTGATTTCGTGAACAAATGGACCGCCTCTTTCAAGAATCGAttagaccagagatgcccaaactaggacccgtgggccaaagttggctcatggtaacctttgatttgtccCACCATCCCGTCTGAGAATGGTTTAGAGACTGTAATTTCAAATTTAAagtaatcatttatttgtttattttattgttagtcTACGAAAAAGGCTGAAATTAAGATTTTCAATTGAAatggtgtaaatgaatcagattttgtttaaaatgtacatgCGACGGATAGTGGATAATGCAGATTCTTTGGTCAGAAGGCAGATTCTGCTAAGACTAGTGTATtctccaacataggctcattataaaaatatagccttatatacgtttctggagatcgcaaattatgaattattatatGTAGCCAAATACACGTATGgctgaatttaatttttaaaaggaacactatggggcggtatgatgcagttcctttaccagctgaccgattacctctgtatggatggctttccggCTGATACccgtttgtccagtagcttgccatgtacgtcggcggacgtagagaggagttgaccaaaaTAACGAAGTTCGACTCAAgtgaagaacggtttcagaaagcaggaaagacaaaaacagaagccaaaaaaaaaaaaaaaaaaaacaagtaaataacagggtgagaatgtggtaaaatctgaaaacgtgggaAAAATCaaacaagggcttttctttttctggattgcttttgaaaattgttggttgggtttagggaagtggatgggcgctggtcaatcaatacaattggttgggtttagggagggtcTGGGTCAGACCTTTAGTCTAAGGAGGGTTGGTCAGTTCATTGGTCAATCAGTCAACAGAcacgaatggcactcatgagagaaatttgagatgtcaAAAAGCATACAaggcaacctctggtggattcgtgaaaacaaaaacggcaaaaGATGTACCTCCTGGGaggtatttggtgctctccagaaatgtatatagaggtatgttttcagaacgagcctgaGTTGGGTTTCAGCATTAATCTCCACTGcgttataaatgtgattatgtTTTGTAGTTTAGTTTGGTATGTGCATCCTCAATGacatttggtttttggccctttataggaaatagtttgggcatccctggatTAGACTGATGAACTATTTAACTTGTCACTGAAAACTAGAGTAGCTGAAATTATGATTAAACCAATTTAATGAAAACACCAGAAGAAGGGAAAGGAATTCTGCTGACTTGTAAGCTTTTAGAAACTATTTATCTTTTCTGTGCACTCTTTCATAAAAATGTAGGCtattagttaaataaatattgcacaagAACACTTAGTCTAGTTTTAAACAAAGGCATATTCTTACTACTGTAAAaccataatatatataataacaaaaactctttatttttgatcattttgattattattctgtACATTTTctgtatacaaaataaaaacaaacttaaaacaaaaatcattctcattattgggttgcagctagaagggcatctgctgtgtaaaaatatgctggataagtgggtggttcattctgctgtggcaacccctgattaataaagggactaagccgaaaaaaaaaatcacaaaccaGTAAGTGAAAGAGATCTCGACCTTTCTGCGGTTCTATTTAACACAACAGCGCCTCCTGCCGTAACATTCAGAAATCTCCTCCACACAAAAATCAAggatgaacatttatttatagcACACActcagaaaaacaacaacatgtatGCATTTGAGTATCATCTACACACTTTAAAATGTAGTAAACACATCGACAGCATGTTAAGTGATTTTACAGCTTTGAGAAATCCTAACGTATAAATACACAACAGGAAAGatgaatatacagtacatatagcCGATTTAGAGAACAAAACATGCTCAACAGATGATGGCTAATTAGTCATGTTTTCTGCTGTATTCTGATAACATTTGATTCTGTAcaaagatataaaatatatagcagGGAGTGATTTCGCCAATTCCTGTCAGACTTATCACTAGGTCCAGACGGAATCTGTGTGTGCAGAAActtgcagatttccgcagatatTACGCCCAtcaagtctatttatttactagcgtaaatgtgtgtaaatttattcagtttttaaataacttttttgtaatattattgacatgaaaatgttcatttgatttatttacaatacagtttgaaatgtaatattttttgccttttagtagatatattgtaTGAGACACTTGCTTTATCatccaaataagtggatctaattggatttgcattgtaaacattaaataaaagatttaagatctttcttattttacgtttttagttatgatacttccaaaaaTATTCTGcagattattttttgttaaacctTCAcacaaatagcaaaaaatgtccgcagattctgtctggccctgcttatCACACACACCTTCTTATTAGTCTTCTTCAGTCCAAGTTGTCTGATATTTGGAGTCGTCCTGAATAGCATTTGTTGCCTGCAGGGATTGTGAGTAACTGGAATAGTGTACAAAGAGGACACATTTTCAGATACAGCCTTCAAATTCACATGAACACACATTATTACATGAATTTTCACGTATTTAATCATCTCAAACTGGacttaaactatttttttctttgtttaatgtGCACACTACGTAATGTTTAATGTGTGTTTAAACTACGTATTCAAaatcagctgaaacaacaaaatagTTGAGGGTTTTTTGAGATAACTTTGTTGTTTTATGtccaatcaacttaaaattgacTAAATCGATTAATTTAATCGATTTGCGTTGAGATGACacgaaggaattgtgtggaaacctGCATTTATTCACAGTAAGTGTACAATTACagacaacactttaaaataatgcagTGTTCCACACATCTCCATGTTGCCcctacacaaatcgattaagcgaacttaatcgtttttacaaatttaagtagactgaacttaaaacaattcagttgtgccaaaaaaacctcaagaactgtgtcgtttcaactcattttaaacaagtagtttgatcaAAGTAGCATTTTTGAGACAATTAAAAGCAGTGCATGAAGTAAGCAACAAATAAAGTGGATCAAAAGAgtcaagaatgggtgttgttcaatatcTTCAGGCCAGctttaatgaaaatgtgtgttaacaactatgtgtgtgtgtgtgaaactccTACCTTGCTCTTAGCTTCTGAACAGCCCTATGACGAAGGAGCATGCACTATGTAAGGAGCGCCAGCAATAGTCCTGAGCAAGTCTGTTGGCTTCACTCAAGGGCACCTGCGTAGTCGGCACGGGCTCAGTTGGTCTGGGTGTAACTTTCTTCGGTGGGTAGACTTTGATAACTTTGTATGGACTTGGCCTGGCTGGAGCAGTTCTTAACGGCTGTGGCCTAGTAGGCTTTGGCATGGGTTTCTGTGCTGGTCTCATCGGCTCGGGTCGGTCTCTTGGCACGGCATCTGCTGAGGATGAAGTGGTGAAGACCATCTGAGCATCGTCGGTGGCTCTCTTGCACATTAAAGGCTTATAGACGCGCTGGCCCTGGCAAGCGTTGGGCAGCTTGCGGAGGCTCCACATGATCTGCCTGTAGTAATGCACTGGGTTGCCATTGTACGAGCGACAGACTTTGGGTCTACCCTGGTATTCGCACCAGTAGGAGCGTTCGTCCCCCTGGCAGGTGATGCGCAGCTTGGTCAGATCCCCCGATCCGGTCACGCTCATGTAGCATTCATCTTTAGTGCCTTTCGTAAGAAATTCGATCACATCTTGCCACTGAGCGAGAGCTGCTCGGAGGCAGCAGATCAGCAAAAGTGTGCTTGAGATTGTCCACATGTTGAGGTGCTGACTTCTGAGGCGTCGGAGTCCTCTATTTAAGggctttggttaaaaaaaaagtgcCACATGTGTGCTCCTTGTGAAGGTGGGGGGGACTCTGAGTGTGTTTGGGGATGAAATGAGCACACATGTAACCAATTGAGACAAACGCTCAGACCAAGTCAGAGTGCCCCCTTTACACGCCCAATGTGGAACTTTTCTTTGGCATTTTGTTGAGTAATTCGCAGTACACCACAGCTATATTAGTTTTccagtcactgtttgtgtttatgATGTTCGGAAACAATCTGTCCATAGCCTGCATCGAGAAAACTTCTCTGGGTTTTGCGGGTACTTTAAAAAGAAGTGTTTAGTGGGCTTTGTCTGCCAACTTAAAATATCATATCGGTTTAGGCAGTCGAGTTGGTGCAGTTGTGATAAGATTCTTTcactaaactattaaaaacagtCCCATCTCACAATACAAAAGGGCAAGTTCACAATGAGCTTTACCTACTCTCGCTGACATGACCAACTGAGGCTTTAGTGtacgttttcattttaaagagcctctattatgggtttttgaaaattaccacCCATGCattgtgtaacacagcactaaccctgctgaaaaaccagcttaaaccagcctatgctggttggctggatttagttggtcaaccaggctggttttagtggggttttggccatttccaggctagtttcagccatttccagcctggtgttagctggtcaggctgggagatgatcagctaaaaccagcttggtcaagctggtttagaCTGATCCTTTTCCAGCCAGACCAGCAAAGTCTATAAGGTGTCAAAGATTGTCAAACAGCTAGCAAACCCCACACCTAAACCCTTACCTAAACCCAGCCATTAAAgggagatatatccagctgcaggcccgcagcacacatgttttaggcacacacaatctaggacacacgatttaggcaaaccatatatggtcgccacctattgaatttcacaagtatggtttcccatttcagtcattattattatatcgttacgatcattttaacatctctgcagtttctgaactcaaattatgtaaataaaaataattggttaaatacaattatgactttattcatgtttccacaaacacaaagcaaccatagaccgtctaattgttggattaagtgtaataaattaattcaagatcttaatattataatattataatgtaaaatataaaaagcaaacaataatatgtcactttaaaataaattagcctactatagttaatcatttaaacaatatatatatatatatatatatatatatatatatatatatatatatatatatatatatagttataaactgattatcttaactgattatctgattataataagtttatatataaactactatcttttaccaaactgtcacagctgttagttatatatatatatatatatatatatatatatatatatatatatatatatatatatatatatatatatatatatatatatatatatatatacttattattttttaattattaatagttaatttgttcctatggctaaattttagtttaaaaacaatttattgcttactataaattactacagtattaaatgtgggaaatcattaattaaaagattatttgaaagttaagcaaataaataaacactattaaatcgcttgagtaaaataatatagtgttatacatttgttacatgtaaaaacattttttattacatataatgtattattgcctatattaacttgctattatttccttcatcaaAAATTAATGCATTATATAAACTAAACCTGTCCAAATTAGATCGTTCAGCAAGGCTAGCAAACGAGTATTTGctatattattgtcagataataatgactgatcaggCTGATCTGGCAATCGGAAACAATGCTCCCCATTCGGCCGTCTCGattgcaatatttgtgaaataaagtaaacactattgcttattgtgtacaatatttattaaccacatttatcaaaatatatcaatgacgatgttcaaaaagacgttaataacattaacatccgtcgtaaccatatatggtttgcctagattgtgtgtcctagattgtgtgtgcctaaaatgtgtgtggttctgcgggcctgcagctagATATTATtgattaaagggcacatagtttaccctttTTTATGATTCAAGATTAATAATATGGGTCTTCTGAGTATCggtttgactcacacgctgaaaatggcggacgtgcaacaagaaactgaggatatgatcgtgacgcaaggctgtcaatcaatattggtgggcggggggaccgcactcctacgtaaagttgcggtcggtctgaaaaccgctccaattggtccaccgtttttttgttgtcaaattggaaaaaaaaaaaggactgggtgtgtttaaatcaccccaatatgacggtctatacactatacttgcacacatgtctgtccaaacagcttgaaaagtagatttttcaccataggtgccctttaatatttttttaaaggaaaagtaaaagttACCCCATAAATTAACCTTGATTTTGCAATACTTTTTTTCTCGTTTGTTGAGCTGTAATTTATGGGACTTAAACCTGAGTGCTGTGCATCACTGATACAACATCGTACAACATCAGAAAAGTTGTGTATATGGAGATAGATCACTGAGGGATTGTGTTCGATTACAAATTAGATTacaaagttgttttgtatttttctttttggtGTTTTGCATAGAACTGCACATAAATGATCCTTTATTCGTCAATaacacatacctgccaacatttgccTCTGAACATCCTGGAGACcggattttatttaaattacgtgagtttttccgggagaaataacgaaacaggagtgttggcaggtatgcaataacatgtctctgtaaatatcattagtttCCCAGTGGAGTTCATTTTACCtacaaactgcagtcaaatggATGTTAACATCCGTATTTGCAGGTTCACAATGAATTTTGACTAAGTCATCAAGGTATTCAAACTTGGGTGCtctgtcctgaaacacacacatgaatgcaCTTTAGATTGAAAACAGATGAGCAATAAACTAATCAATCTTTGTTTTCAGTGTaacccaaaaatgtaaacatgtaaaaatattcaattcaattcagttcaattcagctttatttgtatagcgcttttacaatgtagattgtgtcaaagcagcttcacataaatggtcatagtaactggaacagtgtggttcaggttttagtgtttaagttcagttcagttcagtttagctcagttcagtgtgatttaatcattactgagagttcaaacactgaagagcaaattcatcgatgcgtagctctaccaatcctgaaccatgcgaggcagtggcgacagcggagagggaaaaaaaacttcacctgatgggagtgaagaaaaaaaaccttgagagaaccagactaataataggaataataggCCCGACTTCAAAGAATCAAATGCAGGTTTTCAGCTGTTTCTCTGGTTTTACATGGAGTTTATCTGCAGTTTCAGAGTGTTGCTGGCATGTCTAGCACAATGGTTAATTTCTATTATATTGAAAAATAgttgggcgacatggtggctcagtgattagcactgtcgcctcacagcaagaaggttgctggtttgagtcctgactgggctagttggtgtttctgtgtggagtttgcatgttctccccgtgttggtgagagtttcctccgggtacatgcgctataagtgattTGGATgagctaaactggctgtagtgtatgagtgtgtgtgtgtgtgtgtacgtgtttttgtgacatatcaggacacaaatctgtataatgacataggtatgacacaggtattacaaaaacgaggtgaaatatgaggacattttTGACGTCcttatttctcaaaatgcttataaatcctacagaatgagtttaatcatgGAGTAAAGCTGCACACCGTCTcctttgatggttgggtttaaggggagggtggggtgagggcaatacaatatacagtttggacagtataaaattaatgaaaacctatgtaatgtccccacttttcacaaaaacaaacgtgtatgtgggtgtgcgtgtgtatgtgtgtgtgaatgtgagtatatgggtgtttccaagtactgggttgcgaatggaagggcaaccgctgtgtaaaacctgctgaaatagttggcggttcattcagctgtggtgacccctgataaatcagatactaagccgaagaaaaatgattCAATGAATGAAAAATAGTTAACATCTTGGACAAAAAGGTATAGAGGGGTTTTGTGACTAGGGGTCCAAATTGAGAGCAGATATCAGAAATGTTGGGCAAAAGTCCTCCAtctattatttaaaatagttCACTTAATTCTCTAGATATATTACTCACTTTTCAATTCTCTGAAGCAGCATTTAGCAAAATCTGACAGTTTTATATGGTATTATTTTGAGGGAAAAGCCCTCTTCACAGCAAAAACATCTCTGAAAATCAAATCCAGTGCACCAATTATGaccatttataaaagaaaaactgtGAAATAGTTTCAGACGTTGGTTTTGTGCTTTCACAACACAGCAAGCTATATTGAGAAGCCCTCTGTTTACAAACAGAACCATTTCCTTTCTTTTCACAAAACAATCCCCGTCCTTTATTCTTGTAACCGATCTTATTATAACTCAATTAGAATGCTATGCACAGTGGCTGAATTAGGAATTTACTACACCAGAGAAATGTTATTTTCATCTGAAATTTTATTcacaatattttacagttttagcCAGCCTAACCACACGGATTGAAAAAACCAATGGCAGTGACGACCAGG is from Danio rerio strain Tuebingen ecotype United States chromosome 14, GRCz12tu, whole genome shotgun sequence and encodes:
- the fgfbp2a gene encoding fibroblast growth factor binding protein 2a precursor — protein: MWTISSTLLLICCLRAALAQWQDVIEFLTKGTKDECYMSVTGSGDLTKLRITCQGDERSYWCEYQGRPKVCRSYNGNPVHYYRQIMWSLRKLPNACQGQRVYKPLMCKRATDDAQMVFTTSSSADAVPRDRPEPMRPAQKPMPKPTRPQPLRTAPARPSPYKVIKVYPPKKVTPRPTEPVPTTQVPLSEANRLAQDYCWRSLHSACSFVIGLFRS